cagtgggtagcgcaccagccttgaattcggaGGACCCGagtttcaaatctgatctcagacacttaacacttcctggctgtgtgaccctgggcaattgcctcagcctcagaaaaaaaaagttcttacttGGTCCTTCTACTTTCTCCGATTATGATTATATGTCTCCTCAGTTTTACAagtttcttacaaaaaaaaaaaaaaaaaaaaaaaaaaaaaaaaaagttgcctccTCTTGCtctgttctccctcccttctcgTCCCTTTGAAATCTGGCTTCTGGCACTTTCACTCAACGAAAACTGCTCTTTCCTCAGCCATTGATGTTCCCAATTCCAAAACCAATCGCTTTTGCTCAGGCTTCTTTCTGAAGCTCTTAGCACAATATGACACTGTTGGATTTATCCGGTTTTGGGGGTGAAGGGAAAGGGGAGTGGTGTGAGAAATTCTAGGATGTTAACAATAGAACACGGAAATAGGGCCTGAAGCTCAGGGGGAGCACTCGGCATGGAGAGAGGAATTTGAGGGTCAGCCACTAAGAGGCGATAATCAAATGCATGGGAGTGTacggagggggaggggaaggggccgAGGACAAAAGTTTTCcggtggtcctcaaactttttaaatagggggccagttcactgtccctagactgtgggagggctggactctgtctctgcccctcagcccatttgccataacccggcgggccgcataacgTCCTCagggggctgcatctggcctgcgggccgtaGTGTGAGAACCCCAGAGAGGATTCCTccgggaggagaggaggagccaGGAAATTAGCCGGGGAAGCCCATGAAGGGGAGGAACCATGAGAAGGTCACTGTGTTCAATAACACACTGAAGGCTGGAGAGGAGGATGACATATAAAACACGTCGGGTCATTGGGGGATCAGATGCCACACCGCAATCAAAGAGGGTGGGGTAGGGGAGAATGAGAGGGTGAATGGGGTCAAAAGAAAGTTTTCGAAGAATGGGAAGGCCAAGAAATATTTGTAGGTTATGGGGAAAGAAGACGACTTCATCGACCGAATCATCCTTTGTCCAAGCACAACAAACCCGAACTTGATCCTTTAACTATTTCTCTCCACATTTCATTATTCGGCAGTCCTTGCACCCACGTGGTGCCAGCTTCCGCCAGGTTCCAGCTGGGCTTCAGAAACTGGCAGACCCTGCACTATGCGCATGCGCTTTCGGCATGGGCTGTTCATAGCGTGCCTGGCAGTCTATGGGAGTTGTAGTTTCTCTTCTGCTTCTCTGtgttttagaaattaattttattatcgGTTTAGTAAAAAGACTCATATTCTGGCCCCCAAAAGTAAATCCATCTACCATTTTCCCAACAACTATAACGTAACTTTTTTCAGGCTTGGCGCAGACAGCCCTAAGGAGGGTCCTGGCTTAAGCTTGAGGCCGCAGGGCATTGTGGgcgcttccttccttccttccttctctctttgctCTCAGCTCTGACGGCGGCAACATGGGTAAGCGCGGTGCTAAGGGACTCGAGCGGTCGGGGTAGGGGGCTGTGCAGGCCTGGGCCTCTGGGAACGTAGGAATGGGCCTGCCGAGGTGCGAAGGGGAAGCAGGGGAAAGACTTAGTGGCGTCCGTCGCACGTGGCGGGGGCTGGGGATGGGAGCGGAGGCCGTGGCCGGCTGCCCGTTGCGGCTTCGGGCCCAGGGCCTCGCTCTTGGGAAAGTGTGTGTAAGCTAAGTGCCCCCGAAAGATTGTCATCTTCCAGCAAAATCCGTATTAACCTTTTGATTTTCCTAAGTTAGATCTTCTACTTTAGCCTTTAACGGCTTTTAGACCCAGCCATGGTAACTCATCCTAGCTTATGTATAAACTCCTAGGAGACAGAGCCACGGAGTAAAtaaccaattatttttttctcctagtcTTGCCAGTTCTTTTTTGTGAATCCCTCAAAGGCTTGTGATCGCGTGTGCATTTATAAAAAGATGAAAGTCAGCCTTTGCCCTAAGTTTTTAATGTTTCTCAAGGAATTGCCAAGTATTGTGAACGAAAATTAAGTTTTCCCGTTGTTctagaaaagatttatatgagtAAAAGAATAAACGTTTATTAGTCGGAAATTAAGCACTTCTTACCAGAAATTGTACTGAACAATTGGGGAACAGGGAAAGGCAAAAACTAGACTTTGGTCTCGAGTGTGTTTTAATGACATAAAATTTATTCTGAGTAAATGAAAAGCAATAGCAGCtggagaataggaaaaaaatgtagatTTAAGTTGAAGTAGCACCTTAAAGTAATTAGTTCCAACCCCTGCATTTTACACCTGGGAGAACTGAAGTTCCCAGTGGGTATATCGAGAGGTTAAGGAAACAGTGTTGGAAATTTAGGAACAAAGACATCTAGTGACCTGTAAACAATACGCATACCGTGTTTCTCAAACTTTATTGTGTTaacttacaaaaaaaattacaaaaaaaatttttttttagcttaatttAAAActtccaatattcttttttagGTAAGTGCCGTGGTCTTCGTACAGCTAGGAAACTCCGCAGCCACCGAAGAGACCAGAAGTGGCATGACAAGCAATACAAGAAAGCTCATTTGGGCACTGCCCTAAAGGCTAATCCCTTTGGTGGGGCATCCCATGCAAAAGGGATTGTCTTAGAAAAAGTGTAAGTGGGAAGAAAATGAGTGCTTCTGTACAATTTTAACTTCCTATGAACAAGTTTGACAATTGCATGGAATTGGGAAGGTGTGGAATTAATATCTTCCTGTAACACATAATAGCCCTTTGATGttggataaattacttaaccttaaCCACCTATTCTGTGTTAGGCACTGTATCGGGATAAAGAGATGCAATTTGATGGGGAAGACCATAAGCAAACAAATGATGAGCAGAAGTTGAGAATTTTTTGCCTTCACTATCTTAGATATTTGGGGAAATGAGACTTATGTACTTGTAATCTGAGCCGTATCAGAAACATTAGTGTTGTATTAATTTCATAGGAGGCTTTTTGGACTTGTAATTTCACAAGTGATAAAAAGATTGAGATAGCATAGTGTCATTTGGACAGTCCTTAAGACATTTTTAACTTAGTGTTTTCTTCATATGCTTTCCTGCTTTGAGCTTGAATgcgaagttaaaaaaaaaaaaagcaacttttttttcCACAGGAAAAATATGGGTTTTTAAGAGTAGTTGAATTCTAGCCAGCTTATATTGCagtgattaatttttaaatgtaaattcatTTGTCTAAAAAGAAACTACATGCCAATATTTTTGTTGTGCTTTTAGTTTTCAAGGGGATTTAATAAACTATCATTgaattaaaaagttgtttttataaCTCGGTTTctgtggtttattttattttagtggtGTGGAAGCCAAGCAGCCCAATTCTGCCATCAGGAAGTGTGTGAGAGTCCAGCTGATTAAGAACGGCAAAAAAATCACTGCCTTTGTTCCTAATGATGGCTGCTTGAATTTTATTGAGGTAAGTATTTCTAGTGGTTTCAATTTAATCCATtgtaattattcccatttgacattttcttgatAAAAAGGAATAAGGCTAAAGAGCACGTGAGTCTGTTGTAAATATGCAGGAAataagctttgtttttcttttaggaaaatgatGAAGTCTTGGTTGCTGGATTTGGTCGAAAAGGTCATGCTGTTGGTGACATTCCTGGAGTCCGCTTCAAGGTTGTAAAAGTTGCAAATGTTTCTCTTCTGGCCTTATACAAAGGCAAGAAGGAAAGACCAAGATCATAAAAATTGTATGATGTCTTTGTCATagtaaaaaacattttcatgtaaCAAAGTGTGTGACTTTTTCTACCCATGTAAGATAGTTCTTAAAAGTTGGAATAGGTAAGCTATTCCTGTCTTTTAACTTTGTGAACAAAACTGTTGAATGATGTGTACCAATCATCAgatatgaagtacctactattcTGGGTACAAATAAGATAGAAATAGTTTCTTCCTTCAAGCAGATTACATTCTCCTTGGGGAATACAAGATGATATGTATCAAGCATTTGAACTGGATATTTTAATCTGCTTTCATCATGAGTACTAAGGAATAATGCTTAAGGTAAAAACATTTACTGGGTTCAATCTGAAATGATCTGTTATGTTAGTAACAAGTTAAGTACTTCAACATTAATTTGAGTGATTTGGATTGCAATTTCTACATTCTATACAATTGATTAAGGAATAgtatttgtcttttttgtctcGAGTTCCTTTCTCTGAAAGCAGCGGAGAAAAGGATAAGAATATATTCTGAAAGGAAATAGTGTAGTAACTTAGAATGGCTTTGGGTCACAGGGCAGTTATAATGAACTGGTTTTTACTGCTTTATGACAGGCTAGTTTTGGGGGGCCTGGGTTTACTCATAAAAATGGAATGTTTGGGTCCTGATGAATGGACCATGAAAATTCTTCCCTTAATATCTgcttgaaaaattaaattttgatggTTTTTCACTTGCAAGGATCAAATGTAATAATATAGGCAAAAGGTATATTATTTGAAGCTGTATCTATCTACAGAGGCCTTCTCCATCTCATCTGAGTGACTGTTGCAAAGTCATAGCAagcatcagagatgggatttggatCTAGTTGTTTGGGCTTTCTTTTCACTACTATCTTGAACTTCCAGGGACTACTGGATAGGCTCAGTCTGCTGCCAACTACCCGTCATCTTTTAAGGTGCAAACTCTGGGAAGCAACACTCCTGAAAATTTGAGCCACATTTAAAATATCTGATTCCAGTGTCTTGGTACAATAATAAAAAGTGTGTATGGTTTTCTAAATCACTCGGTGTCCTGCAGGGAGCCTTATGGGCAGTTTTGTGGCCCCCAATTGCTAATTTAGGACATCAGAACACTTTGATGGGGGCCTCTCTAGGTAGGCATGAAAACTGCAGAAATCTCAACCTCTTCAAGCCTGTTTCTCCTCATTTACATCACCACTAATTACATTCCAGACAACTGGGAAAGTTTGTTAGTCGTGTCCAATTCGTGATCCCATGGACCCTCGACTTCAGGTGCTTGCGAGGTCCGGAGGATTAAGAATAAATGGGTTGCTTGGATCACATACCTAGCAAATGAGACCTCCCTGGCCCCAGGCGTAGCACTTAATCCAATGAGCCATCAAGGTGTCTGACCCAAGGGGGCGTTTTTATCTATGGTAAAACCCGCAAATCGTACATGCGAATTCCAAGCATCGCCAAAAACAAAACTGTAGGGAGAAGATTGGCCACGCCGAACTAGAGCAGGTCCTTTCCCCTCTCGACGGGCTTGCTGGGAACTTGCCTGGTGCTTCCCGAATATAGGTATGGCTTTGGAGTTTCAGGCGCTGCGTCGGTCACCCTTAGGAGTTGGGGGCGTGGAGAGCCGGGGTCCTCTGCTCAGTTTACGCTTTCTCCCTGACTCGCGCGTGCGTAGTTCATTATTGCTGGGCACCCACAGCGACGCGGTAGTGCTAAAATGGATGAATGCAGAAAGCAGGGAGAAGCACGAGGAGGGTGAGGGTTTCGGCTGCGGGCTCCATCGCTCTGTGCCTCTTTTCAGGCGGGCTCCGCACGGCCCGGAAGCTGCGCAGCCACCGGCGGGACCAGAAGTGGCACGACAAGCAGTATAAGAAGGCCCACCTGGGCACGGCGCTCCAAGCCAGCCCGTTCGGGGGCGCCTCGCACGCCAAAGGCATCGTTCTGGAGAAAGTGTGAGTGCGCCCCCGCCCTCATCGACGCTCCCGGAGAGCACTCAGGAATGGGTCCGACATCCAGTCTGCCGGGGCGTTTGGAGGCTGGGAAATGAGCCTGCTCCTGCCCAGTCCTGTGGGGAGGCTTCCGGCCTCAGGTGTCTAAACCGGTCTGGAGGGTCACCGGCGGGGAGGCAGGGCTAGAAGGGAGCTCGTTCTTGTGCAGAGTCCGGGCGGGGGCAGGGGGGCGGCTCACGGGCGGCTTGGGGGCGGGCGGGGCAAGTCTGGGGCAACGAGACTGGAGGCCGCTGGTGGGAAGTGGCCTGTCTAACCGAAGAGTTGCTCCTTAGTCCTGGAGGTAACATGGAAGGCACAGGAGAACTCCGCTAGGATTGGCTtctgggggtgtgtgtgtgtgtagaggacGAACTGGTGAGACGGAAGAGGGGAAGGTGGGGATAGAGCAGCGAGAAGGGTTCCCGCGAGGGTGGGCCGGGCTATTGGAACGCCGTGCAAATGCTGGATTTGGCAGCAGACATCCTGTTTTAGTCCCAGTTAGTCATCGGGCACTTCCCACGAGCCAGGTAAGTGTTAAGGACACCAAGAAACATCAGACTGCCCCTGCTCCCAAGGTGGCGTAGAATTTGCATTCAGCACTGGACCTTCTAACTCCTGGATTCAGCTTTTAGTTGACTCCTAGTTGATGCTCCCGCTCCTAGACACTACCGAAAGAGGATCTTTCAGAAACAGCTCTAACTATGCCTAATCATTGCTCCAAAACCTTCGTTGGCTTCTAAATCGACAGACATTTCACAGTGGCAGTGAAGCTTCTCCACTGGAGCAACAACTTCTTAGCATGTGGTCCCATAAGAAAAGCCCTGCTTCCATTTCTCCAAGCTCTTTTCCTGCTTCTTATCTTGCCTAACCCTGGCCCCTCCGGATTcactccctcctctcttcccctccagaGTTGCCTGGAACCTTGCACTTGAAATTTTACTAAGTATGATTTAGAGTTGAGAGGGTCCTCAGATCCTCCAGTACAATtagattattttacatttaaagaaagaGAGGTTTACAAATTTATCCACAGGTAATAAGAGAGAGTCAGGATTAGAACCCATACATCTCTGAACTCAAATACAGTCTCTTTCCATCCCATCATGTTACATGTTTTTTGTTCTTGTCTttgctttatatatttatgtattcccCTTTGCTTACaccataagcttcttgaaggcagtgGTAGAGGAGGCGCTTTGTGACTGAAACAAGGGGGTAAATTATTCAAATGCTGCCTTGATCACTTACTGACTGATTTCTGGAAAAATAATCAGTAAAAACTAAGTGAATATTTAAGAAACACTAATGAAAAATGGCCAATTCAGCATGTATTAGGCTCAGGAATCATTTTCAGCATTCTCCTGCACGAACTAATAAAATTTCGCTTGGCTGGGGACCTTTGTGATGTCATGTTGTTTCTTTCATCtcttcattttgctgatgaggaaatgCAGACCTCCTCAAAAGGATGAAGCCTTGAGGGCTTTGTCCAGGATTTCCCTAGGCAGGGACTGAGCAGGGCTTACTCCTGTATCACTTTCActggggtgacttgcccagggtcacacagctaagaagtattaaatgtctgaggccagatttgaacttgggtcctcctgacgtcagggctggtgctctatccactgtaccagccaGTTGCCCTGTAGTGTAACcttcaaatgagagaatatttaagGGTCTGTTTAAACAGGTATTGAATAAGCTTTTTGTTGTTGGGAAGCAATTTGGTAGTCTGTTTCTgagggttattattattatttttattttgaaatgctGTTCTTTAAGTCGGAATTAGGTTGGTGCAGTGGAAGAGTATTGGATTTGAGTTTAGAGGGCCTGGGTTTGAACCTTAGCTCTTCTACCTGACAAGttaacttctctgggactcagtttccttatctggaaataGCTTTTGACTATTTGAACTATAAGAGCCTTTCTTGTTGAGtttgcaatttaaaaataacagcaaagcactataatctcttctattagcAACTAAACTTACTTTCACTTTGTGGGGTAACAGTGGGGTGGGATATAATGAGGACAATGATGGGTGTGGGTTTCTGAGTACTGGCAGCCCCATTTACCAACTAATTTtgataaatcactttattttcataGCCTgagtttctttgtaaaatggaaatactttcaattacTTCCTTGTTTACAATGTGAAAAGAAGCATTCTGTAAaccataaaatactatataagtgtgaattattttcttcttaagaaAGTATACTGTCGgggacaactagatggtacagtggaatAAGGATCTGACCttgagtcaggagaatctgagttcaaagatgtcagacatttaacactttatTGGCTGAATGAtactggacaaatcactgaacCCTAACTAACTGCCTAACCAAAAAGAAGTATACTAATGTGTTAGGTTTTTAGCAGCAAAGGTTGAAACAGAGTATCTGTTTCCAGAGTACCTCACTCTTAGAAATATGGTTAATTGAGACTTTGTTCTTTTAAGAAGTTGGAAGGAAAGTTtcaaattaatgaattttttaaacaCAATTAATTACAGGGGTGT
This sequence is a window from Sminthopsis crassicaudata isolate SCR6 chromosome 1, ASM4859323v1, whole genome shotgun sequence. Protein-coding genes within it:
- the RPS23 gene encoding small ribosomal subunit protein uS12 — encoded protein: MGKCRGLRTARKLRSHRRDQKWHDKQYKKAHLGTALKANPFGGASHAKGIVLEKVGVEAKQPNSAIRKCVRVQLIKNGKKITAFVPNDGCLNFIEENDEVLVAGFGRKGHAVGDIPGVRFKVVKVANVSLLALYKGKKERPRS